A window of the Tiliqua scincoides isolate rTilSci1 chromosome 5, rTilSci1.hap2, whole genome shotgun sequence genome harbors these coding sequences:
- the LOC136653236 gene encoding vomeronasal type-2 receptor 26-like, translating to MDELCRPTTGRDLELSAYPPGGRCVLAIQNEDQERSAMCTLMETFQMPHEYYQKGDPFIGAIATQFDCFFESITFKEHPAIKFVGELAATPKNYQHVLSLVFAVKEINENPRILPNITLGLHIYDSYFSEQMAYQNTLKLLSMRNKIVPNYNCDHQKDVVAVIGGLRSEISLPMAIILGIYKVPQIAYSVFAPLILGMDHLTSFYRMVPNEEHQYRGIVRLLQHFQWTWVGIIAADNDIGEMFVQTLMSALSQHKSLTQASCASKIAGAALKKPIATSKRSLNLRRLWQVLPITVCNDNCHPGHSKKKKEGQPFCCYDCVPCPDGMISDQKDLDDCFKCSEDHYPNKDKDQCLPKSLNFLSYEENLGIVLAVLALAFSLITIVVLGIFIRNQDTPIVKANNRHLTYSLLISLSLCFLCPLLFIGQPEEVTCYLRQTAFGVIFSVAVSCVLAKTITVLLAFMATKPGSRMRKWVGKRLANSIVLSCCLIQASISAVWLGTAPPFPDIDMHSMVEEIVVECHEADMFYCVLGYLGLLAFVSFTVAFLARKLPDSFNEAKFITFSMLVFCSVWLSFVPAYLSTKGKYMVAVEIFSILASSAGLLGCIFLPKCFIIILRPGLNRKDQLIKRNK from the exons ATGGATGAGTTGTGCCGCCCAAcaacggggcgcgacttggagttgAGTGCATacccgcctgggggcagatgtgttctg GCGATTCAAAATGAAGACCAGGAGCGCTCTGCTATGTGTACCTTGATGGAGACCTTCCAGATGCCACACGAGTATTATCAGAAAGGAGACCCATTCATTGGAGCAATTGCTACTCAGTTCGACTGCTTTTTTGAGAGTATAACTTTCAAAGAACACCCCGCAATAAAGTTTGTTGGTGAACTTGC AGCAACACCAAAAAACTAccagcatgtcctgtccttggtGTTTGCAGTAAAAGAGATCAATGAGAACCCCAGAATCCTACCCAATATCACTCTGGGACTCCACATTTATGACAGTTACTTTAGTGAACAGATGGCTTACCAGAACACTCTGAAACTTCTCTCCATGCGGAATAAGATTGTTCCCAACTACAACTGTGACCACCAAAAAGATGTGGTGGCTGTCATTGGTGGACTTCGTTCTGAGATTTCTCTTCCAATGGCTATTATTTTAGGCATCTACAAGGTTCCACAG ATTGCCTACTCTGTATTTGCTCCATTGATACTTGGGATGGACCACCTCACCTCCTTCTAtcggatggtccccaatgaagaacATCAGTACAGAGGAATCGTCCGACTGCTTCAGCATTTCCAGTGGACCTGGGTTGGGATCATTGCTGCAGATAATGATATTGGAGAGATGTTTGTGCAGACTTTGATGTCAGCACTCTCCCAGCACA aaagcctgacacaggcctcctgtgccagcaaaatagctggtgcagctctgaagaAACCCATTGCCACCAGCAAACgttcccttaacctgaggagactctggcag GTACTGCCCATTACtgtgtgcaatgacaactgccatccaggtcacagcaaaaaaaagaaggaggggcagccattttgttgctacgaTTGTGTTCCATGTCCGGATGGGATGATTTCAGACCAGAAGG ACTTGGATGATTGTTTCAAATGCTCAGAAGACCATTATCCAAACAAGGACAAAGACCAATGCCTTCCCAAGAGTTTAAACTTTTTGTCTTATGAAGAAAACTTGGGCATCGTGTTAGCTGTTTTGGCTTTGGCTTTTTCTCTGATCACAATTGTGGTGCTAGGAATTTTCATTAGGaaccaggacactcccattgtcaaagccaacaatcggcaCCTCACCTACTCTCTTCTCATCTCCTTATcgctctgcttcctctgccctTTGCTATTCATTGGTCAGCCTGAGGAAGTGACCTGCTATTtacgacaaactgcttttggggtcatcttctcagtggcagtTTCCTgcgtgttggccaaaaccatcactgtgcttctggctttcatggccaccaagcccgggtccaggatgaggaagtgggtgggaaaAAGACttgccaactccattgttctttcctgctgtcTGATTCAAGCCAGCATATCTGCTGTGTGGTTAGgtactgctcctccattcccagatattGATATGCATTCTATGGTGGAAGAAATTGTAGTGGAATGCCATGAAGCTGATATGTTTTATTGTGTGTTGGGTTACCTGGGATTGCTGGCttttgtcagcttcactgtggctttcctggccaggaagttgcctgatagtttcaacgaagccaagttcatcactttcagcatgttagtcttttgcagtgtttggttgtcctttgttccagcatacctgagcaccaagggaaaatacatggtggccgtggagattttctccatcttggcctctagtgctgggttACTTGGGTGtatctttcttcccaaatgttttaTAATTATCCTGAGACCTGGGCTGAACCGTAAGGACCAACTAATAAAGCGAAATAAGTAA
- the LOC136653237 gene encoding vomeronasal type-2 receptor 26-like, whose translation MHSASQVIQNEDQARSAMCTLMETFKMPHEYYQIGDPFIGAIATQFDCFFESITFKEHPAIKFVGELAATPKNYQHVLSLVFAVKEINENPRILPNITLGLHIYDSYFSERMAYQNTLKLLSMRNKIVPNYNCDHQKDVVAVIGGLRSEISLPMAIILGIYKVPQIAYSVFAPLILGMDHLTSFYRMVPNEEHQYRGIVRLLQHFQWTWVGIIAADNDIGEMFVQTLMSALSQHSICTAIMAKIPVTSYFLDMFESLAPTQSISTSLTNSKVQVFVLNADSQTIASLKWLLYYRTLQDMADTLIGKVWVMTAHWDFSSETFHRAFDIQVFDGSLSLAIHSNEVLGFRTFLQRLHPNSRKGDGFIRIFWEQAFGCSFSNSENEERCTGEEMLESLPGVLFEMSMTGQSYSIYNAAQAVAHALHKMLISRPKAMLDRDSLPLPNQLQPWQIHSSLKRISFNNSAGDRVTFDQKGELAAGFDIINWVTFPNRSFLSVQVGRVDAESPPGKQFTINEEAITWHRWFNQVLPITVCNDNCHPGHSKKKKEGQPFCCYDCVPCPDGMISDQKDLDDCFRCSEDHYPNKDKDQCLPKSLNFLSYEENLGIVLAVLALAFSLITTVVLGIFIRNQDTPIVKANNRHLTYSLLISLSLCFLCPLLFIGQPEEVTCYLRQTAFGVIFSVAVSCVLAKTITVLLAFMATKPGSRMRKWVGKRLANSIVLSCCLIQASISAVWLGTAPPFPDIDMHSMVEEIVVECHEADMFYCVLGYLGLLAFVSFTVAFLARKLPDSFNEAKFITFSMLVFCSVWLSFVPAYLSTKGKYMVAVEIFSILASSAGLLGCIFLPKCYIIILRPGLNRKDQLIKRNK comes from the exons ATGCACTCAGCATCACAG GTGATTCAAAATGAAGACCAGGCACGCTCTGCTATGTGTACCTTGATGGAGACCTTCAAGATGCCACATGAGTATTATCAGATAGGAGACCCATTCATTGGAGCAATTGCTACTCAGTTCGACTGCTTTTTTGAGAGTATAACTTTCAAAGAACACCCTGCAATAAAGTTTGTTGGTGAACTTGC AGCAACACCAAAAAACTAccagcatgtcctgtccttggtGTTTGCAGTAAAAGAGATCAATGAGAACCCCAGAATCCTACCCAATATCACTCTGGGACTCCACATTTATGACAGTTACTTTAGTGAACGGATGGCTTACCAGAACACTCTGAAACTTCTCTCCATGCGGAATAAGATTGTTCCCAACTACAACTGTGACCACCAAAAAGATGTGGTGGCTGTCATTGGTGGACTTCGTTCTGAGATTTCTCTTCCAATGGCTATTATTTTAGGCATCTACAAGGTTCCACAG ATTGCCTACTCTGTATTTGCTCCATTGATACTTGGGATGGACCACCTCACCTCCTTCTAtcggatggtccccaatgaagaacATCAGTACAGAGGAATCGTCCGACTGCTTCAGCATTTCCAGTGGACCTGGGTTGGGATCATTGCTGCAGATAATGATATTGGAGAGATGTTTGTGCAGACTTTGATGTCAGCACTCTCCCAGCACAGTATTTGTACAGCCATCATGGCAAAAATACCAGTCACATCTTATTTTTTAGACATGTTTGAATCATTAGCACCAACCCAGAGCATATCTACTTCACTGACCAACTCCAAAGTTCAAGTCTTTGTTCTAAATGCCGATTCTCAGACTATTGCAAGTTTGAAATGGCTGCTATATTACAGGACATTGCAAGACATGGCAGACACATTGATAGGTAAGGTGTGGGTTATGACAGCACACTGGGATTTCTCATCAGAGACATTTCACAGAGCTTTTGATATTCAAGTGTTTGATGGCAGCTTGTCTTTGGCAATTCACTCCAATGAAGTCCTTGGGTTTAGAACATTCCTTCAGCGCTTACATCCAAATTCACGGAAGGGGGATGGGTTTATCAGGATCTTCTGGGAACAAGCATTTGGCTGTTCATTTTCTAATTCTGAGAATGAGGAACGATGCACTGGGGAAGAGATGTTGGAGAGCTTACCTGGAgttctttttgaaatgagcatgaccggccaaagctacagcatctacaatgccgcCCAAGCTGTAGCCCATGCTTTGCATAAGATGCTTATATCCAGGCCCAAAGCCATGCTAGACAGAGATAGCCTACCTCTTCCAAACCAACTACAACCCTGGCAG ATTCACTCTTCCCTGAAAAGAATctcattcaacaacagtgctggggacaggGTGACTTTTGATCAGAAGGGTGAATTAGCAGCTGGATTTGACATTATCAATTGGGTGACTTTCCCAAATCGATCCTTCTTAAGCGTGCAAGTAGGAAGGGTGGATGCAGAGTCTCCGCCTGGCAAACAGTTCACCATTAATGAGGAGGCCATTACGTGGCACAGATGGTTTAACCAG GTACTGCCCATTACtgtgtgcaatgacaactgccatccaggtcacagcaaaaaaaagaaggaggggcagccattttgttgctacgaTTGTGTTCCATGTCCGGATGGGATGATTTCAGACCAGAAGG ACTTGGATGATTGTTTCAGATGCTCAGAAGACCATTATCCAAACAAGGACAAAGACCAATGCCTTCCCAAGAGTTTAAACTTTTTGTCTTATGAAGAAAACTTGGGCATCGTGTTAGCTGTTTTGGCTTTGGCTTTTTCTCTGATCACAACTGTGGTGCTAGGAATTTTCATTAGGaaccaggacactcccattgtcaaagccaacaatcggcaCCTCACCTACTCTCTTCTCATCTCCTTATcgctctgcttcctctgccctTTGCTATTCATTGGTCAGCCTGAGGAAGTGACCTGCTATTtacgacaaactgcttttggggtcatcttctcagtggcagtTTCCTgcgtgttggccaaaaccatcactgtgcttctggctttcatggccaccaagcccgggtccaggatgaggaagtgggtgggaaaAAGACtcgccaactccattgttctttcctgctgtcTGATTCAAGCCAGCATATCTGCTGTGTGGTTAGgtactgctcctccattcccagatattGATATGCATTCTATGGTGGAAGAAATTGTAGTGGAATGCCATGAAGCTGATATGTTTTATTGTGTGTTGGGTTACCTGGGATTGCTGGCttttgtcagcttcactgtggctttcctggccaggaagttgcctgatagtttcaacgaagccaagttcatcactttcagcatgttagtcttttgcagtgtttggttgtcctttgttccagcatacctgagcaccaagggaaaatacatggtggccgtggagattttctccatcttggcctctagtgctgggttACTTGGGTGtatctttcttcccaaatgttATATAATTATCCTGAGACCTGGGCTGAACCGTAAGGACCAACTAATAAAGCGAAATAAGTAA